In a single window of the Sulfurimonas sp. hsl 1-7 genome:
- the dsbD gene encoding protein-disulfide reductase DsbD produces MKFFLKLILVFLSFSSFINAAGFLMPDQAFQPYAKVNEKMEIEAGITLGEDIYLYEKQLKMELLDTKELSITKIHKPTPVDHHGDAVYLESPKYILTLQDSSTDLGVKDIKLKISYQGCSEQGLCYEPYTKEFDLQVDTSKLSGQEETKAETTAKSETDLISDTIKNSGFFVILATFFVFGILLSLTPCVFPMIPIISGVIISQGEGLTTKKAFVLSVVYVLAMAIAYTIAGVLAGLFGSNLQAALQTPWVVYSFAGVFVALAMSMFGFYELKLPDAIVSRVSQNSSKTGFVGVAIMGFLSALIVGPCVAAPLAGALVYIGQTGDAFLGAAALFSMSIGMGLPLILVGVSAGKFMPKPGAWMTMVNATFGVIMLGVAIWMLEKVIPAEVAILLYGLLGLSFALYLGAFNNEGHIFKRSVSVILFIYSLSLFLSFLAGKANMTQPLSFLAGNGVVAQTVQSEELHFEVVTSLDELDAVLEQNKGKKIMLDFSAEWCVACKEFDEITFRDPAVMDALKDFVLVRADVTANDDNTKALNKKYGVFGPPVLIFFDKELNPINAKTIVGFTEPQKFLTHLKTVY; encoded by the coding sequence ATGAAATTTTTTCTAAAACTTATACTTGTTTTTCTCTCATTTTCCAGCTTTATAAACGCTGCAGGGTTTTTAATGCCCGATCAGGCATTTCAACCGTATGCAAAAGTTAATGAGAAAATGGAGATAGAAGCAGGTATTACACTCGGCGAAGATATCTATCTTTATGAAAAACAACTAAAGATGGAACTTCTTGATACAAAAGAGCTTTCAATTACAAAGATTCACAAACCGACACCGGTAGATCATCACGGTGATGCAGTATATCTGGAGTCACCGAAATATATCCTCACGCTTCAAGACAGTTCAACAGATCTCGGGGTAAAAGATATAAAACTAAAAATCTCTTACCAAGGGTGTTCAGAACAGGGTTTATGTTATGAGCCTTATACTAAAGAGTTTGACTTGCAAGTTGATACATCTAAACTTTCAGGACAAGAAGAAACAAAAGCTGAAACAACTGCAAAGTCTGAAACAGATCTAATCTCAGACACTATCAAAAACAGCGGATTTTTTGTAATACTTGCAACATTTTTTGTATTTGGAATCCTTCTCTCTTTGACACCGTGTGTATTTCCTATGATTCCTATCATTTCCGGTGTTATCATCTCTCAAGGTGAAGGTTTAACAACAAAAAAAGCGTTTGTGCTCTCTGTGGTATATGTACTTGCAATGGCTATAGCATATACAATCGCAGGTGTTTTAGCAGGTCTGTTTGGATCAAACCTTCAAGCTGCACTGCAAACTCCATGGGTAGTATATTCGTTTGCGGGTGTTTTTGTAGCCCTTGCAATGTCTATGTTTGGATTTTACGAATTAAAACTTCCAGATGCTATCGTTTCAAGAGTAAGCCAAAACTCATCTAAAACAGGTTTTGTCGGTGTAGCAATTATGGGATTTTTATCAGCTCTTATCGTTGGTCCTTGTGTAGCTGCTCCATTAGCCGGTGCTCTTGTATATATTGGGCAAACGGGAGATGCATTCTTAGGTGCGGCAGCACTGTTTAGTATGAGTATCGGTATGGGACTTCCACTTATTTTAGTAGGTGTAAGTGCAGGTAAGTTTATGCCAAAACCTGGTGCTTGGATGACTATGGTCAACGCTACTTTCGGCGTAATCATGCTAGGGGTTGCTATATGGATGCTTGAGAAAGTGATTCCTGCAGAAGTAGCTATTCTTCTATATGGACTTTTAGGTCTTAGTTTTGCTCTGTATCTGGGTGCGTTTAACAATGAGGGTCATATCTTTAAACGTAGTGTTTCCGTTATCCTTTTTATCTATTCACTCTCACTCTTTTTAAGCTTTTTAGCCGGAAAAGCAAATATGACACAACCCCTTTCATTTTTAGCCGGAAACGGTGTAGTTGCTCAAACGGTTCAAAGCGAAGAGCTTCACTTTGAGGTTGTTACATCATTAGATGAATTAGATGCTGTTTTAGAACAAAACAAAGGGAAAAAAATCATGCTGGACTTCTCGGCTGAGTGGTGTGTAGCGTGTAAAGAGTTTGATGAAATAACTTTTAGAGACCCTGCAGTTATGGATGCACTCAAAGATTTTGTTTTAGTACGCGCAGATGTAACGGCAAACGATGATAATACAAAAGCATTAAATAAAAAATATGGAGTATTCGGTCCTCCGGTACTCATCTTTTTTGACAAAGAGCTCAACCCTATAAATGCGAAAACTATCGTAGGTTTTACTGAGCCTCAAAAATTTTTAACACATCTTAAAACTGTTTACTAG
- the lpxB gene encoding lipid-A-disaccharide synthase: protein MKLLVSALEHSANVHLASLKKELGDDVEFIGIFDKKLGNPIIDLQSLAIMGIVDALKKLRFFFKLADQMVELSADADKVLLIDSSGFHLPLAKKIKKRYPDKEIIYYILPQAWAWKKKRIPVLAKTIDKLASILPFEPSYYPKEANIEYVGHPLLDQITCFKDELSVEVNSIAYLPGSRKSEIRRLMPIFRELIKELDIPATLVIPKHFSQEEVEELYGDLSHITVSHDTHETLYNADFAFVCSGTATLEASLIGTPFVLVYKAKALDYFIGSRLVKLDYVGLGNILLQKYNNTSLHPEFLQDDVTKENLLTSFHNYKRDNFLQNSKLLREYLQHGSSKRVAQIIKQ from the coding sequence ATGAAACTACTTGTATCGGCACTTGAGCACTCAGCAAACGTGCATCTGGCATCACTAAAAAAGGAACTTGGCGATGATGTCGAGTTTATTGGTATATTTGACAAAAAACTGGGTAACCCGATCATAGACCTACAATCACTCGCTATTATGGGGATCGTTGATGCACTAAAAAAACTGCGCTTTTTCTTTAAACTTGCAGATCAGATGGTTGAACTCTCAGCTGATGCCGATAAGGTACTTTTGATCGACTCTTCCGGTTTTCATCTCCCCCTTGCAAAAAAGATCAAAAAGAGATATCCCGATAAAGAGATCATCTACTACATCCTTCCGCAAGCTTGGGCATGGAAGAAAAAAAGAATTCCCGTCTTGGCTAAAACAATAGATAAACTGGCATCTATCTTACCTTTTGAGCCTTCTTATTATCCAAAAGAGGCAAACATAGAGTACGTAGGACATCCCCTGCTCGATCAGATCACCTGCTTTAAAGATGAGCTCTCTGTGGAAGTAAACTCCATTGCTTATCTTCCGGGAAGCAGAAAGAGTGAGATCAGAAGGTTGATGCCGATTTTTCGTGAACTCATCAAAGAGTTAGATATCCCTGCGACACTTGTGATTCCAAAACATTTTTCACAAGAAGAGGTAGAAGAACTTTACGGTGATCTCAGCCATATAACTGTCTCACACGATACGCATGAAACGCTTTACAATGCTGACTTTGCATTTGTATGCAGCGGAACCGCTACACTTGAAGCATCTTTGATCGGAACTCCGTTTGTACTCGTCTATAAAGCAAAAGCACTTGATTATTTCATAGGGAGCAGACTTGTAAAACTTGACTATGTAGGACTAGGCAATATTTTACTGCAAAAGTACAATAACACTTCTCTGCATCCTGAATTTTTACAAGATGATGTGACAAAAGAGAATTTACTGACAAGTTTTCATAACTATAAAAGAGATAATTTTCTACAAAACTCTAAACTATTACGGGAGTATCTCCAACATGGTTCTTCCAAAAGAGTAGCACAAATCATAAAACAATAA
- a CDS encoding c-type cytochrome, giving the protein MRFILLIFLLSSFLFGKTSYEKGKELYMQKGCFTCHGHKAEGIQRAPFLANRSKGFLTYKLKRFRSGKADTQAQEIMISFTSDLSDKDIDNLTNFFENYHDEANGERYDDSYQTWGDGGS; this is encoded by the coding sequence TTGCGTTTTATACTATTAATTTTTTTACTTTCTTCTTTTCTTTTTGGGAAAACTTCTTATGAAAAAGGAAAAGAGCTTTATATGCAAAAAGGTTGTTTTACCTGCCATGGTCACAAAGCCGAAGGGATACAACGCGCTCCGTTTCTTGCAAACCGTTCAAAAGGTTTTTTAACCTACAAACTCAAACGCTTCAGAAGTGGAAAAGCAGATACCCAGGCACAAGAGATTATGATCAGTTTTACAAGTGATCTCAGCGATAAAGATATAGACAACTTAACAAATTTTTTCGAAAACTATCATGACGAAGCAAATGGTGAACGTTATGACGACAGTTATCAAACATGGGGAGACGGCGGTTCATGA
- a CDS encoding dihydroorotase, with product MVITNAIVCDVEGCKELDVKIEEGKIVELGTSLTDEEVIDAKGAYLLPALVDKNVSLLDATLNAKNINAIAAEAKKGGIGRVVLNPHSTPAIDNEIVLEYAKNSIKDIDDVRIDLMLNTLQDDLSLSNIAILLKKGASSPYMSTIAKNNIAIKIAEYVKMYDTTLYCKAEDNSLIHSGVMFDGDVSSNLGLSGIPELSEVLHVSRMIEIARYFDIKILFKSIASPRSIELISKAKQEGVQVSCEVSIHHLMRCDESCRDFNTIAKINPPLASKDDMHKLQELLRNGEIDRLTTLHQPNSPVNKEVAFDDAAYGCSALADALPLYYTKLVKSEMIDISTLLQLTTDNAKIEVGASAELVLFDPTQSYTVNNVDSLYNFEELFGIVTPL from the coding sequence ATGGTTATTACAAATGCAATAGTTTGTGATGTTGAGGGTTGTAAAGAGTTAGATGTAAAGATTGAAGAGGGCAAGATAGTTGAACTTGGAACATCTTTAACAGATGAAGAGGTTATTGATGCCAAAGGTGCATATCTTCTTCCTGCATTAGTAGATAAAAACGTAAGTCTGCTTGATGCTACACTCAATGCAAAAAATATTAATGCAATAGCGGCAGAAGCGAAAAAAGGTGGGATAGGAAGAGTTGTGCTCAATCCCCATTCAACACCGGCAATTGATAATGAAATTGTTTTAGAATATGCAAAAAACAGTATTAAAGATATCGACGATGTACGTATTGACCTTATGCTCAATACTTTACAAGATGACTTAAGTCTTTCAAACATCGCTATTCTTTTGAAAAAAGGTGCATCATCACCATATATGAGCACTATCGCAAAAAACAATATTGCAATTAAAATTGCAGAGTATGTGAAGATGTACGACACTACACTCTATTGTAAAGCTGAAGACAATTCATTGATCCACTCAGGTGTGATGTTTGATGGAGACGTAAGTTCAAACTTAGGTCTTTCAGGTATTCCAGAACTTAGTGAAGTATTACACGTTTCTAGAATGATCGAGATCGCAAGATATTTTGATATCAAGATCCTTTTTAAATCTATTGCATCACCTAGAAGTATAGAGCTTATCTCAAAAGCAAAACAAGAGGGTGTACAGGTTTCTTGTGAAGTGTCTATCCATCACCTTATGCGTTGTGACGAATCGTGTAGAGATTTCAATACAATTGCAAAGATTAACCCGCCGCTTGCTTCAAAAGATGATATGCATAAACTGCAAGAACTACTTAGAAACGGTGAGATCGACAGACTTACAACATTGCACCAGCCAAATTCACCTGTAAACAAAGAGGTTGCTTTTGACGATGCAGCGTATGGATGTTCTGCACTTGCAGATGCCTTACCTCTGTACTACACAAAACTTGTAAAAAGTGAAATGATCGACATCTCTACACTTTTACAGCTGACTACTGACAATGCTAAGATCGAAGTAGGGGCTTCAGCAGAGCTTGTGTTATTTGACCCGACACAAAGCTATACTGTAAACAATGTAGACTCTCTATATAACTTCGAAGAGCTTTTTGGAATCGTTACGCCGCTTTAA